In a single window of the Rhizobium tropici CIAT 899 genome:
- a CDS encoding ABC transporter ATP-binding protein, with protein sequence MEKSLARYIWSNTRLEQIWILLVVAASMIPYFLSFDLPKQIVNGPIQGKGFEHPGDTQTFMHIAFNVPLIGHVEIFQGVQLTRMSMLVALSMVFLALVVLNGLFKLYINTYKGRLGERMLRRIRFELIDRVLRFPPSHFKRVKPAEIATMIKDEVEPMGGFTGDAFVQPALLGGQAVTALVFIIMQNFWLGMIAAAIVAVQAIVIPRMRKRLLELGRQRQLTARELSGRVGEIVDGIGTIHANDTTNLERADIAHRLGLIFSIRYDLYQWKFLVKFINNFLAQVTPFLFYLIGGFLALQGRLDIGQLVAVINAYKDLPGPLKELIDWDQSRQDVQVKYNQVVEQFSVDHLIDPKIQAVSPAPAARITHSLVATNVTIVDDSGARVLDHVSVEIHPGERVAIVGESGAGGEYLAEAFGRLTWPDSGRISIDGHDILELPESLIGRRIAYASSETFFFHGTLRSNLLYGLKHAPLAAPVYSEDEAAKLKWSMAEARRAANPEFDLNSDWVDYAAAGATGPDDIYSAIRPVLDAVAMSQDIFDMALRSNVDAATHQDLTSRIVELRQALRSRLEEEKLEDLVVPFEFDAYNPQATVGENLLFGTLKRPQMTNRKLAAHPYFRQIFDETGLVSDLYDMGLEIAENAVELFTDLPPDHPFFQQLTFMTAEDIPTYEALLQKLNGKGYEAATDDERAAIIRLSFSYIEPRHRFGLLTQVLMEKIVQARAKFYENIPADLAKVIERYDPERFTASATLMDNVLFGRIAHQQANAPERIHQIMYDVFGRLGMHDGVLSIGLDFDVGSGGKRLTNVQRQKLNLGRALLKRADYIICNRPLPALDHRVQDQIARAILGELHSGDYAPAIIWVLSNPSFAELFDRVLVFDHGSLVENGSTTDLLEKNGMFKELLS encoded by the coding sequence ATGGAAAAAAGCCTAGCACGCTACATTTGGTCGAATACCCGGCTGGAGCAGATCTGGATACTGCTCGTCGTCGCGGCCTCGATGATCCCGTACTTCCTGTCCTTCGACTTGCCGAAGCAGATCGTCAACGGGCCTATCCAGGGCAAGGGTTTCGAACATCCCGGCGACACGCAGACCTTCATGCACATCGCCTTCAATGTGCCGCTCATCGGCCATGTCGAAATTTTTCAGGGTGTGCAGCTGACGCGCATGTCGATGCTCGTTGCACTGAGCATGGTATTTCTGGCGCTTGTCGTGCTCAATGGCCTCTTCAAGCTCTATATCAATACCTACAAGGGGCGGCTCGGCGAGCGCATGCTCCGCCGTATCCGATTCGAGCTGATCGACCGCGTGTTGCGGTTTCCGCCGTCCCATTTCAAGCGGGTCAAGCCCGCCGAAATCGCAACCATGATCAAGGATGAGGTGGAGCCGATGGGCGGCTTCACCGGCGATGCCTTCGTGCAGCCGGCGCTTCTCGGCGGTCAGGCGGTGACGGCGCTCGTCTTCATCATCATGCAGAATTTCTGGCTCGGCATGATCGCCGCGGCAATTGTCGCCGTACAGGCGATCGTCATTCCGCGCATGCGCAAGCGGCTTCTGGAACTCGGGCGCCAGCGGCAGCTGACGGCACGCGAGCTTTCCGGCCGCGTCGGCGAAATCGTCGATGGCATCGGCACCATTCATGCCAACGATACGACGAACCTGGAGCGCGCCGATATTGCGCACCGGCTCGGATTGATCTTCTCGATCCGCTACGATCTCTACCAGTGGAAGTTCCTGGTCAAATTCATCAATAATTTTCTCGCTCAGGTGACGCCGTTTCTGTTCTACCTGATTGGCGGTTTCCTGGCGCTGCAGGGTCGCCTGGACATCGGTCAGCTCGTCGCCGTCATCAATGCCTACAAGGATCTGCCAGGGCCGCTGAAGGAGCTGATCGACTGGGATCAGTCGCGTCAGGACGTTCAGGTGAAATACAACCAGGTGGTCGAACAGTTCAGCGTCGACCATCTGATCGATCCGAAAATCCAGGCGGTTTCGCCCGCACCGGCGGCCCGCATAACCCATTCTCTCGTCGCAACCAACGTCACCATCGTCGATGACAGCGGTGCGCGCGTGCTGGATCACGTTTCGGTTGAAATTCATCCCGGCGAAAGGGTGGCGATCGTTGGCGAGAGCGGTGCGGGCGGCGAATATCTTGCAGAGGCATTCGGTCGCCTGACCTGGCCGGATAGCGGCCGCATCTCGATCGACGGCCACGATATTCTGGAACTGCCGGAATCCCTCATCGGGCGACGCATCGCCTACGCCTCCTCCGAAACATTCTTCTTTCACGGCACTTTGCGCAGCAATCTGCTCTATGGTCTCAAGCATGCGCCGCTCGCTGCCCCCGTCTATAGCGAGGATGAGGCGGCAAAGCTTAAATGGAGCATGGCCGAGGCGCGTCGTGCGGCCAATCCGGAATTCGATCTCAATAGCGATTGGGTGGATTATGCCGCCGCCGGTGCAACGGGGCCGGATGATATCTATTCCGCAATCCGGCCGGTGCTCGATGCCGTCGCCATGTCGCAGGATATTTTCGACATGGCCTTGCGCTCGAATGTCGATGCGGCCACACACCAGGATCTGACGTCACGCATCGTAGAACTGCGGCAGGCATTGCGCTCGCGGCTTGAGGAGGAAAAGCTCGAGGATCTCGTGGTTCCCTTCGAGTTCGATGCTTACAATCCGCAGGCGACGGTCGGTGAAAATCTGCTTTTCGGTACGCTGAAGCGGCCGCAGATGACCAATCGCAAACTGGCGGCTCATCCCTATTTCCGGCAGATATTCGACGAAACGGGTCTCGTATCCGATTTGTACGATATGGGCCTGGAGATTGCCGAAAACGCAGTCGAACTCTTCACGGACCTGCCGCCGGACCATCCGTTCTTCCAGCAGTTGACCTTCATGACGGCGGAAGACATCCCGACCTATGAGGCGCTGCTGCAGAAGCTGAACGGCAAGGGCTATGAGGCGGCTACCGACGACGAGCGTGCGGCCATCATCCGCCTGAGCTTCTCCTATATCGAACCGCGTCACCGCTTCGGTCTCCTGACGCAGGTGCTCATGGAAAAGATCGTGCAGGCGCGCGCGAAGTTCTACGAGAATATTCCAGCCGATCTTGCCAAGGTCATCGAGCGCTACGATCCGGAGCGCTTCACTGCGTCGGCGACCCTGATGGATAACGTGCTGTTTGGCCGTATCGCGCATCAGCAGGCGAATGCGCCGGAGCGCATCCACCAGATCATGTATGATGTGTTCGGGCGTCTCGGCATGCATGACGGCGTTCTGTCGATCGGGCTGGATTTCGACGTCGGCTCGGGCGGCAAGCGCCTGACAAACGTACAACGCCAGAAACTCAATCTCGGTCGCGCCCTTTTGAAACGTGCCGATTACATCATCTGCAATCGCCCACTGCCGGCGCTCGACCATCGCGTCCAGGATCAGATCGCGAGGGCCATTCTGGGCGAACTCCATAGCGGCGACTATGCGCCGGCGATCATCTGGGTTCTCTCCAATCCCAGTTTTGCCGAATTGTTCGACCGTGTGCTGGTTTTCGATCACGGCAGTCTCGTCGAAAACGGCTCTACCACCGATCTTTTAGAGAAAAACGGTATGTTCAAAGAACTGTTATCGTAA
- a CDS encoding glycosyltransferase family protein: MAEIRVTVSHSQPLRVFFYVQHLLGIGHLARASRIASALAKDGCQVTVVTGGVPVNGFPGADVTSVTLPAVVASSAGFSGLADQSGKPVGEEFLSRRRDLLLEAFRQAAPDVVVIEAFPFGRRQMRFELLPLLDAISKADPKPRLYTSVRDILQQQKKPGRDEETVGLLRDHFDGVLVHGDPHFVQLEETFPLTEAIADKIIYTGLVAPALPPEPVETFDIVVSAGGGAVGRDLIRASLEAASRVARDRRWLLIAGPNLPEQDYADLAMDAPGNVELVRFRKDFPSLLRGAELSISQAGYNTVGDLLVAGCRAILVPFTAGGETEQSVRAERLERLGLALALPEAGLTTDMLVDAVKAALSRPKPGNPDIDLGGAARTSAILRDGR, encoded by the coding sequence ATGGCGGAAATCCGCGTGACGGTCTCGCATAGCCAACCCTTGCGGGTCTTTTTCTACGTTCAGCATCTGCTCGGTATTGGCCATCTGGCGCGGGCCAGCCGCATTGCCAGCGCGCTGGCGAAAGACGGCTGCCAGGTGACGGTGGTCACCGGTGGCGTGCCGGTCAACGGATTTCCCGGCGCGGATGTCACCTCGGTGACGTTGCCGGCCGTGGTTGCCAGCAGCGCCGGTTTTTCCGGCCTCGCCGATCAGTCAGGCAAGCCGGTCGGCGAAGAGTTTCTGTCCCGCCGGCGAGATCTGCTTCTCGAGGCGTTCCGGCAGGCTGCACCCGATGTCGTTGTTATCGAGGCCTTTCCCTTCGGCCGCAGGCAGATGCGTTTCGAGCTCCTGCCGCTGCTCGATGCCATTTCTAAAGCCGATCCGAAGCCGAGGCTCTACACCTCGGTGCGCGATATTCTGCAGCAGCAGAAGAAACCGGGGCGCGACGAAGAGACGGTCGGCCTCCTGCGTGATCATTTCGATGGCGTGCTCGTTCACGGCGATCCGCATTTTGTCCAGCTGGAGGAGACCTTTCCCCTGACCGAGGCAATCGCCGACAAGATCATCTATACCGGTCTTGTCGCACCCGCTTTGCCGCCGGAACCGGTCGAAACTTTCGACATCGTCGTTTCGGCTGGCGGCGGTGCTGTCGGGCGTGACCTCATCCGCGCCTCGCTGGAAGCGGCAAGCCGCGTGGCGAGAGATCGCCGCTGGCTCTTGATCGCCGGGCCGAACCTGCCGGAGCAGGATTACGCCGATCTCGCCATGGATGCGCCTGGCAATGTCGAGCTCGTTCGCTTCCGTAAGGATTTTCCCTCCCTTTTGCGTGGCGCCGAGCTTTCGATTTCGCAGGCAGGCTATAATACGGTCGGCGATCTTCTGGTGGCCGGCTGCCGCGCCATTCTGGTTCCTTTCACCGCCGGCGGCGAGACGGAGCAGTCCGTCAGGGCCGAACGGCTGGAGAGATTGGGGCTGGCCTTGGCCCTGCCGGAGGCAGGATTGACGACGGATATGCTGGTCGACGCCGTGAAGGCGGCGCTATCGCGCCCCAAGCCAGGCAACCCGGATATAGATCTCGGCGGTGCCGCCAGAACATCTGCCATTCTGCGTGATGGCAGGTAG
- a CDS encoding glycosyltransferase family 4 protein encodes MSMRKKILVVLKGYPRLSETFIAQELLGLEKAGFDLTLISMRKPTDRKRHPVHDEIKARVVYLPEYLHDEPLRVLRAFFAGIGKPGFKPLLKQFWADLKRDITPNRVRRFGQALVLAHEWPDGGEWLHAHFIHTPASVTSYASIMTGIPWTCSAHAKDIWTSPDWELSEKLGRARWTVTCTRTGFEHMRDLIGADDKVYLSYHGLDLDRFDPFAGEHSGRDGSDASDPAFLLSVGRAVEKKGYDVLLKALALLPGDLNWRFTHIGGGDGLTKLKALADTLGIADRITWKGALAQEEVLAHYRQADIFALACRVAADGDRDGLPNVLVEASSQRLVCVSTNISGVPELLENGTNGLVVPPEDPQALAVALESAIRNPAQRHRLGEAAERRVREHFDYHASIRQLTGLFEAQWQKEDQWRKSA; translated from the coding sequence CTGTCGATGCGGAAGAAAATACTGGTGGTCCTGAAAGGCTATCCCCGCCTGTCGGAAACCTTCATTGCGCAAGAGCTGCTCGGCCTGGAGAAGGCTGGCTTCGACCTGACGCTGATCTCGATGCGCAAACCCACTGATAGGAAGCGCCATCCTGTCCATGACGAGATCAAGGCGCGCGTGGTCTATCTGCCGGAATATCTGCACGACGAACCGCTGAGAGTGCTTCGCGCCTTCTTTGCCGGCATCGGCAAGCCCGGGTTCAAGCCGCTCCTGAAGCAGTTCTGGGCCGATCTCAAACGGGATATCACACCGAACCGCGTGCGGCGCTTCGGTCAGGCCCTGGTGCTGGCGCATGAATGGCCTGACGGCGGTGAATGGCTGCATGCGCACTTTATCCACACGCCGGCCTCGGTAACCTCCTATGCCAGCATCATGACCGGTATCCCCTGGACGTGTTCGGCGCATGCCAAGGACATCTGGACGTCGCCCGACTGGGAGCTTTCGGAAAAACTCGGCCGCGCCCGCTGGACTGTGACCTGCACGCGTACCGGTTTCGAGCATATGCGCGATTTGATCGGGGCGGATGACAAGGTCTATCTGAGCTATCACGGTCTGGATCTCGATCGCTTCGATCCTTTCGCTGGCGAACATTCCGGCCGCGATGGCAGCGACGCCTCCGATCCCGCTTTCCTTCTCAGTGTCGGTCGTGCAGTCGAGAAGAAGGGATACGACGTGCTGCTGAAGGCGCTGGCGCTGCTTCCCGGCGACCTCAACTGGCGTTTCACTCATATCGGCGGCGGTGACGGTCTGACGAAATTGAAAGCCTTAGCCGATACGCTCGGGATTGCCGATCGCATCACCTGGAAGGGCGCGCTGGCACAGGAAGAGGTGCTCGCCCATTATCGCCAGGCCGATATCTTCGCGCTCGCCTGTCGGGTGGCCGCCGACGGCGATCGCGACGGGCTGCCGAACGTGCTCGTCGAGGCCTCGAGCCAGCGTCTTGTCTGCGTCTCCACCAATATTTCCGGCGTCCCCGAACTACTCGAAAATGGTACGAACGGTCTCGTCGTTCCCCCGGAGGACCCGCAGGCACTTGCCGTGGCGCTGGAATCCGCCATTCGCAACCCGGCGCAGCGCCACAGGCTGGGCGAGGCTGCCGAAAGGCGGGTGCGCGAGCATTTCGACTATCACGCCAGCATCCGGCAGCTGACCGGGCTGTTCGAGGCGCAATGGCAGAAAGAAGATCAATGGCGGAAATCCGCGTGA
- a CDS encoding glycosyltransferase family protein yields the protein MKRRLEDARILMYSHDTFGLGHLRRCRTIAHALVEDYRGLNVLIISGATIAGAFDYRARVDFVKVPSVIKLRDGEYTSMASHVALQETLKMRQSIIRHTAETFQPDVFIVDKEPLGLKGEVEETLTYLKARGTTLVLGMRDVMDAPHLLEAEWKKNNVLQKIDQFYDRVWVYGPPDFHDPLVGLDVPSGVRRKMEFVGFLQRSVSTLGTKSEHVPDEDYILVTTGGGGDGADLVSDVIAAFEEDSSLTQKTLIVLGPYMPAKERSQLLERASKIDCLQVIEFDNKMEELIAGAKAVVAMGGYNTYCEILSFDKPALIIPRTRPREEQLIRAQRASELGLVDMLLPEESADPKQLAAALKRLPNRAPPSASNSNMRLEGLVHISHTIGEWFDDRERYTPLSIVAE from the coding sequence ATGAAGCGGCGCTTAGAAGATGCTCGAATCCTCATGTATAGCCATGACACGTTCGGTCTCGGCCATCTGAGGCGGTGCAGAACGATTGCCCATGCGCTTGTTGAGGACTATCGCGGCCTGAACGTGCTGATCATATCCGGCGCAACGATCGCCGGGGCATTCGATTACCGCGCCCGTGTCGATTTCGTCAAAGTGCCGAGCGTCATCAAGCTGCGCGACGGTGAATACACGTCTATGGCGAGCCATGTCGCGCTGCAGGAAACGTTGAAGATGCGGCAGTCGATCATTCGCCATACGGCCGAAACCTTCCAGCCCGACGTTTTCATTGTCGACAAGGAACCGTTGGGGCTGAAAGGCGAGGTCGAGGAGACGCTGACCTATCTGAAGGCGCGCGGCACCACGCTCGTTCTCGGCATGCGCGACGTGATGGATGCGCCACACCTGCTGGAAGCCGAATGGAAGAAGAACAACGTCCTGCAGAAGATCGATCAATTCTACGATCGCGTCTGGGTCTATGGCCCGCCGGATTTTCACGATCCGCTCGTCGGCCTCGATGTCCCCTCCGGCGTGCGCCGGAAGATGGAATTCGTCGGCTTCCTACAGCGCAGCGTTTCCACGCTGGGCACGAAGTCGGAACATGTGCCTGACGAGGATTATATCCTGGTGACAACAGGCGGCGGCGGCGACGGCGCCGATCTCGTGAGCGACGTCATCGCCGCTTTCGAGGAGGACAGCTCTCTCACGCAGAAGACGTTGATCGTGCTTGGCCCCTATATGCCGGCCAAGGAGCGCAGCCAGCTTTTGGAGCGCGCCAGCAAGATCGACTGTCTGCAGGTCATCGAGTTCGACAACAAGATGGAAGAGCTGATTGCCGGTGCCAAGGCGGTCGTGGCTATGGGTGGTTACAACACCTACTGCGAAATTCTGTCCTTCGACAAGCCGGCGCTGATCATTCCGCGCACGCGGCCACGCGAGGAGCAGCTCATCCGCGCGCAGCGGGCAAGCGAGCTCGGCCTCGTCGACATGCTGCTGCCGGAAGAATCGGCCGATCCGAAGCAGCTTGCAGCTGCCTTGAAGCGCCTGCCGAACCGGGCGCCGCCCTCGGCGAGCAACAGCAATATGCGCCTCGAGGGGCTCGTGCACATCTCGCACACCATCGGCGAATGGTTCGATGACCGCGAGCGCTACACGCCGCTATCGATCGTTGCCGAGTAG
- a CDS encoding ABC transporter permease — MSVSLPKPGAPLEHYVSSADFDPDQFEAMSAGQQRYYMASQKKLMWWKFKKHKLALASGIFLLLAYGMIVIAEFLAPYGLHTRNVDYIHSPPQAVHFFNNGEFVGPFVYGRKMTLDIDTLRRVYIDNPSDVQPIRFFCRGDAYRFWGLVDSNVHLVCPAVGGQMYLLGTDRLGRDVLSRIIYGARISLTIGLIGISVSFVLGIVIGGLAGYHGGLFDLLVQRVIEVLQSLPSLPLWMALAAIMPVSWSPIIVYFGITIILGILDWTGLARAVRSKLLSLREEDYVLAAQLMGASTPRIIGRHLVPGFMSHLIASATISVPSMILGETALSFLGLGLRPPITSWGILLTEARSVSVIAFYPWLLFPMIPVILIILAFNFLGDGLRDAADPYK, encoded by the coding sequence GTGAGCGTATCCCTGCCAAAACCCGGCGCCCCCCTGGAGCATTATGTCTCGAGCGCGGATTTCGATCCGGATCAATTCGAGGCCATGTCGGCCGGCCAGCAGCGCTATTACATGGCTTCGCAAAAGAAGCTGATGTGGTGGAAGTTCAAGAAGCACAAGCTTGCGCTTGCGTCAGGCATTTTCCTGCTGCTGGCCTATGGCATGATCGTCATTGCCGAGTTCCTCGCCCCCTACGGGCTGCATACCCGCAATGTCGACTACATCCATTCGCCGCCGCAGGCGGTGCATTTCTTCAACAACGGAGAGTTTGTCGGACCGTTCGTGTACGGCCGCAAGATGACGCTCGATATCGATACGCTGCGCCGGGTCTATATCGATAATCCCTCGGATGTACAGCCGATCCGCTTCTTCTGTCGCGGCGATGCCTATCGCTTCTGGGGCCTGGTGGATTCGAACGTCCATCTGGTCTGTCCTGCGGTCGGCGGACAAATGTACCTGCTTGGGACGGATCGTTTGGGCCGTGACGTGCTGTCGCGCATCATCTATGGCGCACGCATATCCCTGACCATCGGGCTGATCGGCATTTCGGTCAGCTTCGTGCTCGGCATCGTCATCGGCGGTCTGGCGGGCTATCACGGCGGCCTCTTCGATCTCCTCGTCCAGCGCGTGATCGAGGTGCTGCAATCGCTGCCGAGCCTGCCGTTGTGGATGGCGCTGGCGGCGATCATGCCCGTGAGCTGGAGCCCGATCATCGTCTATTTCGGTATCACCATCATTCTCGGCATTCTCGACTGGACCGGTTTGGCGCGCGCCGTGCGCTCGAAGCTTTTGTCCCTGCGCGAGGAGGATTATGTTCTCGCTGCGCAATTGATGGGCGCCAGCACGCCGCGCATCATCGGCCGGCACCTCGTTCCGGGCTTCATGTCGCATCTCATTGCTTCGGCAACGATCTCCGTTCCGAGCATGATTCTCGGCGAAACCGCACTTAGCTTCCTTGGATTGGGGCTTCGCCCGCCCATCACGAGCTGGGGTATTTTGCTGACCGAGGCAAGGAGCGTCAGCGTCATCGCCTTCTATCCATGGCTCCTTTTTCCTATGATCCCGGTGATTTTGATCATTCTGGCGTTCAACTTTTTAGGAGACGGCTTGCGCGATGCCGCCGATCCCTACAAATAG
- a CDS encoding ABC transporter permease gives MLKYILWRTAVMIPTLVIISMLVFTIIQLPPGDFFDSQIAELRAQGDTANLQDMENLRHEYGLDQPLPLQYLHWAGGMLHGDFGYSFEYQLPVSDVVGDRLWLTILVSMTTILLTWLIAFPIGIYSATHQYSWGDYGLTFLGLLGIAIPNFMLALILMYFANVWFGVSIGHLMDQKYLSQPMSWEKARSILSHLWIPVIIVGTAGTAGMIRRLRANLLDEMQKQYVVTARAKGLHPLKALVKYPLRMALNFFVADIGSILPSIISGAEITAIVLSLETTGPMLIRALQSQDMYLAGSFLMFLAFLNVIGVLISDIALGFLDPRIRLQGRSTK, from the coding sequence ATGCTTAAATATATCCTCTGGCGCACCGCCGTGATGATCCCGACCCTGGTCATCATCTCCATGTTGGTCTTCACCATCATCCAGCTGCCGCCGGGAGACTTCTTCGACAGCCAGATCGCCGAACTGCGCGCTCAGGGAGACACCGCCAATCTCCAGGATATGGAGAATCTTCGCCACGAATACGGGCTCGACCAGCCATTGCCGCTTCAATACCTGCACTGGGCTGGCGGCATGCTGCATGGCGATTTCGGCTATTCCTTCGAATATCAGCTGCCGGTATCGGATGTCGTCGGCGACCGGCTCTGGCTGACAATCCTCGTGTCGATGACAACAATCCTTTTGACCTGGCTGATCGCTTTTCCGATCGGCATCTATTCGGCAACCCATCAATATAGCTGGGGCGATTACGGCCTGACTTTCCTCGGTCTGCTCGGTATTGCCATTCCGAATTTCATGCTGGCGCTGATCCTGATGTATTTCGCCAATGTCTGGTTCGGCGTGTCGATCGGGCATCTGATGGATCAAAAGTATCTTTCGCAACCGATGAGCTGGGAAAAGGCGCGTTCGATCCTGTCGCACCTTTGGATCCCGGTCATCATCGTCGGCACGGCCGGAACGGCCGGCATGATCCGCCGCCTCCGCGCCAATCTGCTCGACGAGATGCAGAAGCAATATGTCGTCACTGCGCGGGCCAAGGGGCTGCATCCCCTGAAGGCGCTGGTGAAATATCCGCTGCGCATGGCGCTGAACTTTTTCGTTGCCGATATCGGCTCCATCCTGCCGTCGATCATTTCGGGCGCCGAGATCACGGCAATCGTGCTGTCGCTGGAGACGACCGGCCCGATGTTGATCCGCGCGCTGCAGAGCCAGGACATGTATCTTGCCGGCTCGTTCTTGATGTTCCTCGCCTTCCTCAACGTCATCGGCGTGCTGATCTCGGACATCGCTCTTGGCTTTCTCGACCCCCGCATCCGCTTGCAAGGCAGGAGCACAAAGTGA
- a CDS encoding ABC transporter substrate-binding protein, with protein MIGRRTFLGLMASAVLPQPVLAADVDNEPEYLADWLRAGQMPHLAKRLPKFPRVINVAAMGRVAGRYGGSVRTLIGSQNDIRLMTIYGYARLVGYDSTLTLQPDILESFSTVNDMVFTFKLREGHKWSDGEPFTAHDFRYWWEDVILNKELTPGGGALELRPHGSLPRFELLDDLTVRYSWDDPNPNFLPILAAPQPLVIAGPAHYLKQFHKKYQDNIRLSSLMKESRVKKWQDLHIKMGRSYRPENPKLPVLDPWKNTTAPPAEQFVFERNPYFHRVDENGRQLPYIDRMILNISSSAIIAAKTGAGESDLQATGIDFNDYTFLKEAERRDPSKIKVDLWKAARGSRVALYPNLNSADAVWRDLLRDVRVRRALSLAIDRHEINMAVFYGLGTASANTVLPDSPLFKPEYASAWIEHDPDQANALLDAVGLDKRDEDGVRLLSDGRRMEITVETPGESTLDSDVLELVTDHWRKIGIALFIRVSQRDVFRSRAMGGRILMSLWYGLDNGVATADMNPGELAPTTSDQMQWPLWGMYYLSRQTQGVAPDVPEAVELIKLLGEWEEAASSFERAEIWHKMLKVYTDQVFSIGLVNATLQPIAHSASMQNVPEKALYGFDPTCLLGVYMPDTFWMKEDRRNA; from the coding sequence ATGATCGGCCGGCGTACATTCCTTGGCCTGATGGCTTCCGCAGTTTTGCCGCAGCCTGTTCTGGCGGCCGATGTCGACAATGAGCCGGAATACCTCGCCGATTGGCTGAGGGCCGGCCAGATGCCGCACCTCGCCAAGCGCCTGCCGAAGTTCCCCCGTGTCATCAACGTCGCGGCCATGGGCCGCGTGGCGGGCCGTTACGGCGGCTCCGTGCGCACGCTCATCGGCAGCCAGAACGACATCCGCCTCATGACCATCTATGGCTACGCGCGCCTGGTTGGTTATGACAGCACGCTGACGCTTCAGCCAGATATTCTCGAATCCTTTTCCACCGTCAACGATATGGTGTTCACCTTCAAGCTGCGCGAGGGCCATAAATGGTCCGACGGAGAGCCGTTTACGGCCCACGACTTCCGTTATTGGTGGGAAGACGTCATTCTCAACAAGGAGCTAACGCCCGGCGGAGGTGCGTTGGAGCTGCGTCCGCACGGTAGCCTGCCGCGTTTCGAGCTGCTCGACGACTTGACGGTGCGCTATTCCTGGGATGATCCCAACCCGAATTTCCTGCCGATCCTGGCTGCCCCGCAGCCGCTCGTCATCGCCGGGCCAGCACATTATCTCAAGCAGTTCCACAAGAAATACCAGGACAACATTCGGCTTTCCTCGCTGATGAAGGAAAGCCGCGTGAAGAAATGGCAGGATCTGCATATCAAGATGGGCCGCTCCTACCGGCCTGAAAATCCCAAATTGCCGGTACTCGACCCATGGAAAAACACGACGGCGCCGCCGGCCGAGCAATTCGTATTCGAACGCAACCCCTATTTCCATCGCGTTGACGAGAACGGGCGGCAGCTGCCCTATATCGACCGCATGATCCTGAACATCAGTTCTTCGGCGATCATCGCTGCCAAAACCGGTGCGGGGGAAAGCGATCTTCAGGCGACCGGCATAGACTTCAACGACTATACGTTCCTGAAGGAGGCGGAGAGGCGCGATCCAAGCAAGATCAAGGTCGATCTCTGGAAGGCGGCGCGCGGATCGCGCGTTGCCCTGTACCCCAATCTGAATAGCGCCGATGCAGTTTGGCGCGATCTCTTGCGCGATGTTCGGGTGCGCAGAGCGCTGTCGCTTGCGATCGATCGTCACGAGATCAACATGGCCGTGTTCTATGGCCTCGGCACGGCAAGCGCCAACACGGTGTTGCCCGACAGCCCGCTTTTCAAACCTGAATATGCCTCCGCCTGGATCGAGCACGATCCGGATCAGGCCAACGCTCTGTTGGATGCTGTCGGCCTGGATAAGCGGGATGAAGACGGTGTCCGTTTGCTGTCGGATGGTCGGCGAATGGAGATTACCGTTGAGACCCCGGGCGAAAGTACGCTCGATTCCGACGTGCTCGAATTGGTGACCGATCACTGGCGTAAGATTGGCATCGCGCTTTTCATCCGCGTATCCCAACGTGATGTTTTCCGCAGTCGCGCCATGGGCGGCCGCATTTTGATGTCGTTATGGTACGGCCTCGATAATGGCGTGGCGACGGCCGACATGAACCCGGGCGAATTGGCGCCGACGACCAGCGACCAGATGCAATGGCCGCTTTGGGGCATGTACTATCTGTCGCGCCAGACGCAAGGGGTGGCTCCCGATGTGCCGGAAGCCGTCGAGCTGATCAAGCTGCTTGGCGAATGGGAAGAGGCAGCCTCCTCATTCGAGCGTGCCGAAATCTGGCACAAGATGCTGAAGGTCTACACGGATCAAGTCTTCTCCATCGGTCTGGTCAACGCGACTTTGCAGCCAATCGCGCATTCGGCCAGCATGCAGAATGTACCGGAAAAGGCGTTGTACGGCTTCGACCCGACCTGCCTGCTCGGCGTGTATATGCCGGACACCTTCTGGATGAAGGAGGATCGCCGGAATGCTTAA